A single genomic interval of Musa acuminata AAA Group cultivar baxijiao chromosome BXJ3-4, Cavendish_Baxijiao_AAA, whole genome shotgun sequence harbors:
- the CAD4 gene encoding phenylacetaldehyde reductase: protein MLRRQTSIIHSNRSPPLPFRRATDRAKSHAGVTMTGGSGSGSGKVVCVTGASGYIASWLVKLLLQRGYTVRASVRDAADPKKTEHLRALEGASERLLFFNANLLDEGSFDAVVNGCDGVFHTASPFHFAAADPQADIIEPAVKGTLNVLASCKKFSVKRVVVTSSLAAVVYNDKPKNPDVVVDETWFSDPEVCKRDEQWYVLSKTLAEEAAWKFAKENAIDIVTINPGMVVGPLLQSTLNTSSALILNLINGSSTFLNATFGWVNVQDVAKAHILAFELPSASGRYCLAERVSHFSDIVKIIRELYPALPLPEKCADDKPFVPVYQISKEKYKSLGLDYIPLETSIKETIESLKEKNFVNF from the exons ATGCTACGCCGACAGACCTCGATTATCCACTCCAATCGCTCACCGCCCCTCCCATTCAGAAGAGCCACCGATCGAGCAAAGAGCCACGCGGGAGTCACGATgaccggcggcagcggcagcggcagcgggaaggtGGTGTGCGTGACGGGCGCGTCAGGCTACATCGCCTCGTGGCTGGTGAAGCTCCTCCTCCAGCGCGGCTACACCGTCCGCGCCTCCGTCCGAGACGCTG CTGATCCAAAGAAGACTGAACACTTGCGTGCTCTGGAAGGAGCCTCTGAGAGACTGCTTTTTTTTAACGCCAACTTATTAGATGAGGGATCCTTTGATGCTGTGGTTAACGGTTGTGATGGTGTTTTCCACACTGCATCTCCTTTTCACTTTGCAGCTGCAGATCCTCAG GCTGACATAATTGAACCAGCGGTGAAAGGGACACTTAATGTTTTGGCTTCCTGTAAGAAATTTTCTGTGAAAAGGGTTGTTGTTACATCATCGTTGGCTGCTGTTGTATACAATGATAAACCAAAGAATCCTGATGTGGTAGTTGATGAGACATGGTTCTCAGATCCTGAGGTCTGCAAGCGGGATGAG CAATGGTACGTGCTCTCGAAGACTTTGGCAGAGGAGGCTGCTTGGAAATTTGCCAAGGAGAATGCTATAGATATTGTCACAATAAACCCAGGAATGGTCGTAGGCCCTCTTCTGCAGTCAACACTTAACACAAGTTCTGCTTTAATCCTGAACTTAATAAATG GTTCATCCACATTTCTTAATGCAACCTTTGGGTGGGTAAATGTTCAAGACGTTGCCAAGGCACACATTTTGGCATTTGAACTTCCCTCGGCATCAGGAAGATATTGTCTTGCTGAAAGGGTTTCTCACTTTTCAGACATTGTGAAGATCATACGTGAACTGTATCCTGCTTTACCACTTCCTGAGAA GTGCGCTGATGACAAGCCCTTTGTGCCTGTATACCAAATCTCCAAAGAAAAATACAAGAGTCTGGGCCTCGACTACATTCCTCTGGAAACAAGCATCAAGGAAACTATCGAGAGCTTGAAAGAGAAGAACTTTgttaatttttga
- the LOC135637273 gene encoding zerumbone synthase-like — MSTTTAASVSSSSSSSSPRLEGKVALVTGGASGIGEAIAKLFRKHGAKICVVDVQDAVGQQLCEFLGGDPYACFFHCDVTVEDDVRRAVDFAAERYGTIDIMVNNAGITGEKVVDIRNVNFDEFKRVFDINVNGVFLGMKHAARVMIPQGKGSIISLGSVASVIGGMGPHGYTGSKHAVVGLTKNVAGELGRHGIRVNCVSPYAVPTKLSMPHLPESERQEEDAVEGFLTFVRSCANLKGVDLLRNDVAEAVLYLASDEAKYVSGLNLVVDGGFTCVTHILKPFE; from the exons ATGTCCACCACCACTGCTGCCTccgtttcctcctcctcctcatcctcctcgccGAG GCTGGAAGGAAAGGTGGCTCTCGTGACCGGCGGGGCATCTGGTATTGGGGAAGCCATTGCCAAGCTCTTCAGAAAACATGGTGCAAAGATATGTGTGGTCGATGTGCAAGATGCTGTCGGCCAGCAACTATGCGAGTTCTTGGGTGGTGATCCATATGCTTGCTTCTTCCACTGTGATGTCACCGTCGAAGATGATGTTCGCCGAGCTGTCGACTTCGCTGCCGAGAGATATGGCACCATCGACATCATGGTTAATAATGCTGGGATTACCGGCGAAAAGGTGGTGGACATCCGAAACGTCAATTTCGATGAATTCAAGAGGGTCTTCGACATCAACGTGAATGGCGTCTTCCTCGGGATGAAGCACGCGGCACGAGTCATGATTCCTCAAGGGAAGGGCTCCATCATCTCCCTCGGCAGTGTGGCATCGGTCATCGGAGGAATGGGTCCGCACGGGTACACCGGTTCCAAACATGCAGTGGTAGGTCTTACCAAGAATGTGGCCGGAGAGCTGGGGAGGCATGGGATCCGAGTGAATTGTGTGTCTCCATATGCAGTTCCGACGAAACTGTCGATGCCGCATTTGCCGGAGTCCGAGAGGCAAGAAGAAGATGCAGTGGAGGGGTTTCTGACATTTGTGCGCAGCTGTGCCAACTTGAAAGGCGTCGACCTGCTACGGAATGATGTGGCGGAGGCCGTGCTCTACTTGGCGAGCGATGAGGCCAAGTATGTGAGTGGGCTCAACCTGGTGGTGGATGGGGGATTCACTTGTGTTACCCACATTCTTAAGCCATTCGAGTGA
- the LOC103981076 gene encoding probable sugar phosphate/phosphate translocator At2g25520, which produces MADGVMKKALLSYAYVALWIFLSFTVIVYNKYVLDPKMYAWPFPISLTIIHMSFCSALAILLVRILRLVAPPSSPPMTRRLYLSSVLPIGAFYSVSLWFSNSAYIYLSVSFIQMLKALMPVAVYSIGVLFNKETFRTSSMLNMLSISFGVAIAAYGEARFVSTGVALQLAAVAFEATRLVFIQILLTSKGISLNPITSLYYVAPCCLAFLLVPWSLIELPILRDRLAASAFRPDLLIFGTNCLCAFALNLAVFLLVGKTSALTMNVAGVVKDWLLIAFSWSVIRDTVTSINLFGYAIAFLGVGYYNHAKLQALKAKEAQKKAAHADEESGKLLERAASGNRKNDSQA; this is translated from the coding sequence ATGGCGGATGGGGTGATGAAGAAGGCGCTGCTGTCGTACGCCTACGTCGCGCTGTGGATCTTCCTCAGCTTCACGGTGATCGTGTACAACAAGTACGTGCTCGACCCCAAGATGTACGCCTGGCCCTTCCCCATCAGCCTCACCATCATCCACATGTCCTTCTGCTCCGCCCTAGCCATCCTCCTCGTCCGCATCCTCCGCCTGGTGGCGCCTCCCTCGTCCCCGCCCATGACCCGCCGCCTCTACCTCTCCTCCGTCCTCCCCATCGGCGCCTTCTACTCCGTCTCCCTCTGGTTCTCCAACTCCGCCTACATCTACCTCTCCGTCTCCTTCATCCAGATGCTCAAGGCCCTCATGCCCGTTGCTGTCTACTCCATCGGCGTTCTCTTCAACAAGGAAACCTTCAGGACCTCCTCCATGCTCAACATGCTCTCCATCTCTTTCGGCGTCGCCATCGCCGCCTACGGCGAGGCCCGCTTCGTTTCGACCGGCGTCGCCCTCCAGCTCGCAGCCGTCGCCTTCGAGGCCACCCGCCTCGTCTTCATCCAGATCCTCCTCACTTCCAAGGGCATCTCCCTCAACCCCATCACCTCCCTTTACTACGTCGCCCCCTGCTGCCTCGCCTTCCTCCTCGTCCCCTGGTCCCTCATCGAGCTCCCCATTCTCCGCGACCGCTTGGCCGCCTCCGCATTCCGCCCCGATCTCCTCATCTTCGGCACCAACTGCCTCTGCGCCTTCGCCCTCAACCTCGCCGTCTTCCTCCTCGTCGGCAAGACCTCCGCCCTCACCATGAACGTCGCAGGCGTTGTTAAGGACTGGCTCCTCATCGCCTTCTCCTGGTCCGTTATCCGCGACACCGTCACCAGCATCAATCTCTTCGGCTATGCCATCGCCTTCCTTGGTGTTGGCTACTACAACCACGCCAAGCTGCAGGCGCTTAAGGCCAAGGAGGCGCAGAAGAAGGCCGCCCATGCTGATGAGGAGTCTGGGAAGCTCcttgagcgagcggcgagcggcaaccGGAAGAATGACTCCCAGGCTTGA
- the LOC135634597 gene encoding probable glycerol-3-phosphate dehydrogenase [NAD(+)] 1, cytosolic, protein MVGSVDGTRGSSHSNGPVSCSNGAEERLDELRRLLGKSEGDLLKIVGVGAGAWGSVFAALLQDAYGQFREKVQIRIWRRPGRPVDRSTAEHLFEVINSREDVLRRLIRRCAYLKYVEARLGDRTLYADEILRDGFCLNMIDTPICPLKVVTNLQEAVWDADIVVNGLPSTETREVFGEISRYWKERIGAPIIISLAKGIEAALDPVPRIITPTQMINHATGVPIENILYVGGPNIASEIYNKEYANARICGAEKWRKPLAKFLRQPHFIVWDNSDLVTHEVMGGLKNVYAIGAGMIAALTNESATSKSVYFAHCTSEMIFITHLLAEDPEKLAGPLLADTYVTLLKGRNAWYGQMLAKGEISLDMGDSIKGKGTIQGVSAVHAFYELLSQPSLSVLDPEEQKHVAPVELCPIMKTLHKILIKRELRTNAILQALRDETMNDPRDRIELAQSHAFYRPSLLGHDH, encoded by the exons ATGGTGGGCAGCGTCGACGGAACCCGCGGTTCTTCCCATTCTAATGGACCTGTTAGCTGCTCTAATGGCGCGGAAGAGAGGTTGGATGAGCTCCGTCGGCTCCTGGGCAAATCAGAGGGTGACCTGCTCAAGATCGTCGGCGTCGGCGCCGGGGCGTGGGGCAGCGTCTTTGCTGCCCTCCTGCAGGATGCCTACGGCCAGTTCCGCGAGAAGGTACAAATCAGAATATGGAGGCGTCCTGGACGGCCCGTCGACCGCTCCACCGCAGAGCATCTCTTCGAGGTGATCAACTCGAGGGAGGATGTCTTGAGGCGGCTGATCAGGCGGTGCGCATATCTGAAGTACGTCGAGGCGCGGCTCGGCGACCGCACGTTATACGCAGACGAGATCTTGAGGGATGGATTCTGCTTGAACATGATTGACACGCCGATTTGCCCGCTGAAGGTCGTGACCAATCTGCAGGAGGCAGTGTGGGACGCTGATATCGTGGTGAACGGCTTGCCGTCAACGGAGACGAGGGAGGTGTTCGGGGAGATTAGCCGGTATTGGAAGGAGAGGATCGGTGCACCAATCATCATATCTCTGGCCAAGGGCATAGAGGCAGCTTTGGATCCGGTTCCGCGGATCATAACACCTACACAGATGATTAACCATGCAA CTGGAGTTCCTATTGAGAACATTCTCTATGTTGGTGGGCCAAACATTGCTTCAGAGATTTACAACAAGGAATATGCTAACGCTCGGATATGTGGAGCCGAAAAATGGAGGAAACCACTCGCAAAGTTTTTGAGGCAGCCTCATTTTATCGTATGGGATAATAGTGACCTTGTCACACATGAGGTTATGGGAGGGTTGAAGAACGTCTACGCTATTGGTGCTG GGATGATAGCGGCTCTAACCAATGAAAGCGCTACTAGCAAATCGGTATATTTTGCGCATTGCACATCAGAGATGATATTCATCACTCACCTCTTGGCTGAAGACCCAGAGAAGTTAGCTGGACCACTGCTAGCTGACACATATGTGACCCTATTGAAAGGTCGCAATGCATGGTATGGTCAGATGTTGGCCAAGGGTGAGATTAGTCTGGACATGGGTGATAGTATCAAGGGAAAAGGGACAATTCAG GGCGTCTCTGCTGTGCATGCATTTTATGAACTCTTAAGTCAACCCAGCTTAAGCGTTTTGGATCCTGAAGAACAGAAGCACGTTGCACCAGTTGAGCTGTGCCCCATTATGAAAACGCTTCACAAGATATTGATCAAGAG GGAACTTCGGACAAACGCAATCCTTCAAGCACTGAGAGATGAAACAATGAACGATCCTCGTGATCGGATCGAGCTGGCACAAAGCCATGCTTTCTACAGACCGTCGCTTCTTGGTCATGACCATTGA
- the LOC135635666 gene encoding basic leucine zipper 23-like: MDDGEVDLSSHLLVSDPEINQSFDEFLRSTSTCTHTHTCNHPGPAAATHTHTCYHTHTQVFAAGEGESVGEEEPKRSRKPLGNKEAVRKYREKKKAHAAFLEEEVKKLRLVNQQLLRRLQGQAALEAEVIRLRNLLVDFRGKIDAELGGFPFQNQCRPGCLQCDADGQCISQNLAAIDWEGSHVPAITNCQINPSGDIIMRQKLEIAEAVNSMNVATGQPSNL, from the exons ATGGATGATGGAGAAGTAGACCTGTCGAGCCACCTGCTTGTTTCGGATCCTGAGATAAACCAGAGCTTCGATGAGTTCTTGAGAAGCACCAGCACATGCACCCACACCCATACATGTAACCATCCAGGGCCGGCTGCTGCCACCCACACCCACACATGCTACCACACCCATACTCAAGTGTTTGCGGCAGGCGAAGGGGAGAGCGTCGGAGAAGAGGAGCCAAAAAGGTCTCGGAAACCACTCGGGAACAAAGAGGCTGTGAGGAAGTACCGAGAAAAGAAGAAGGCCCATGCAGCCTTCCTGGAAGAGGAAGTCAAGAAACTGCGCCTTGTGAATCAGCAGCTTCTGAGAAGATTGCAGGGTCAAGCAGCGCTCGAAGCAGAGGTGATCAGACTAAGAAACCTGCTGGTGGACTTCAGAGGGAAGATTGATGCTGAATTGGGTGGCTTCCCGTTTCAGAATCAGTGCAGACCTGGTTGCTTACAGTGTGATGCTGATGGTCAATGCATCAGCCAAAACCTTGCAGCTATCGATTGGGAGGGGAGTCATGTGCCTGCAATTACAAATTGTCAGATCAATCCGAGTGGGGATATCATAATGAGGCAGAAGCTGGAGATCGCTGAAGCTGTGAACTCAATGAATGTT GCAACAGGCCAGCCGAGCAATTTATGA